One Streptomyces sp. ML-6 genomic region harbors:
- a CDS encoding serine hydrolase domain-containing protein has translation MTGAAVLAVGVLAAGALAPPAAAAPLPGRPGSTVQQGLDELVRSDGMPAALAGVTDGGGRTRTYTAGVGDLATGAGAPRDGRVRIGSNTKAFTAVVVLQLVAEGRVELDGRIDTYLPGLVHGDGIDGGRITVRQLLQHTSGLPNYVEHLGEEIRHYEPRELLDLALRHGADFEPGRGWKYSNSNYLVAGLLVEKVTGRPLATEIDRRVIRRAGLRHTYFPAPGELRIRGPHPRGYYQDSADAPLVDATEWDPSWAWAAGQLVSTNSDLNRFYSALLRGRLLPEPQLDQMRTTVPAGAPFADGARYGLGLVGTPLSCDGEVYWGHGGSMTGYETRGGATEDGRAVNIAVTTQPGRATQKRMEEIVDEALCAAERPGEGVASGPEHGGERTSME, from the coding sequence GTGACGGGAGCGGCCGTGCTGGCCGTGGGCGTGCTCGCGGCGGGGGCCCTGGCACCGCCCGCCGCGGCAGCGCCCCTCCCCGGCCGGCCCGGCAGCACCGTGCAGCAGGGCCTGGACGAACTCGTGCGCTCCGACGGCATGCCCGCCGCCCTGGCCGGTGTCACGGACGGCGGGGGACGCACCCGTACGTACACCGCGGGTGTCGGCGACCTCGCCACCGGCGCCGGGGCGCCCCGCGACGGCCGGGTCCGCATCGGCAGCAACACCAAGGCGTTCACGGCCGTGGTCGTGCTGCAACTCGTCGCCGAGGGCAGGGTGGAGCTCGACGGCCGCATCGACACGTATCTGCCGGGTCTCGTGCACGGTGACGGCATCGACGGCGGCCGCATCACCGTCCGCCAACTCCTCCAGCACACCAGCGGACTCCCGAACTACGTCGAGCACCTGGGTGAGGAGATCCGTCACTACGAGCCCCGTGAACTGCTCGACCTCGCACTCCGGCACGGGGCCGACTTCGAACCCGGCAGGGGCTGGAAGTACAGCAACAGCAACTACCTGGTCGCCGGACTCCTCGTGGAGAAGGTCACCGGGCGCCCCCTCGCCACGGAGATCGACCGGCGCGTCATCCGGCGCGCCGGACTGCGCCACACCTACTTCCCCGCCCCCGGCGAACTGCGCATCCGCGGACCCCATCCCAGGGGCTACTACCAGGACTCCGCGGACGCGCCCCTCGTCGACGCCACCGAGTGGGACCCCTCCTGGGCCTGGGCGGCAGGGCAGTTGGTGTCCACCAACTCCGACCTCAACCGCTTCTACTCCGCGCTCCTGCGCGGTCGCCTCCTGCCGGAGCCGCAGCTCGACCAGATGCGCACCACGGTCCCGGCCGGCGCCCCCTTCGCCGACGGCGCCCGTTACGGACTCGGCCTGGTCGGCACACCGCTCTCCTGCGACGGCGAGGTCTACTGGGGGCACGGCGGCAGCATGACGGGGTACGAGACCCGGGGCGGTGCCACCGAGGACGGCCGCGCCGTCAACATCGCCGTCACCACACAGCCGGGGAGGGCGACGCAGAAACGCATGGAGGAGATCGTGGACGAGGCGCTCTGCGCGGCCGAACGCCCGGGCGAGGGGGTCGCGTCCGGACCGGAACACGGCGGGGAACGAACGTCCATGGAATGA
- a CDS encoding DUF5682 family protein encodes MSGAHEGTFEGLRAQLQEAAAEFADGPDALEGILLGIVDDVDHAVREPLEIFPVCHHSPASATAMARRLRQKQPKVVYLELCEDMAPLLTELRNCKLPVAVQAFASEVDGFPADWSPLSVVAPITEASAEYQAIAYALDTPGVELVLVDRSSDHVFQWDARGTHPDGAADPDAPPAEEEAALHGDAVGVEIGDLRPRFAELEEHLLRHGKVRHWSEWWHQYVELPLGDSDHDTYRQVMLLIGSLFRRLAPGDPHRVRVDEDRERYMWTRMREHLAATGTDPEDCLYVCGAFHAASRVAEFGVHGTDTFEIGPRSATKWQHGLIPSSHAAIEAQFGLAAGSVSIAATVWAKNLKRTRVQPYRLEGQAGTKKSRAKKTAAAPAPVPAPPPADKLTGFLQQPPVLDRLDEAELLGWSVEIVRAARRNGYLSSTADAIAVFESSILLAGMRDRAKPTPYDFQDAAVTCIEKDTVPGRRDVRRLVEIMMGGDRVGQVGYDALPPLARDVHDRLAPLNLKLQQSGVQRALLDIAGRPELERCSDVLWMLRRLMPQQAVRPIMGERKLGERSIQESWDLSLGTHQRALIELGYEGVSIEQVLEQRLRRRAYDRQATAATVLEAVEDATLYLRSRRLADELGTHALEVLAAERSVDGAPEVLRRVRRLLAYYRTSEPVLPSWIESFVKAGYAHYCTLLPTAFTDEDATVRQVAAMLGFLFSMEGLALSLGCDRAQLELAVAQSHPEESSRTALLWAAQVHLGNLSRADLRARCDELLGNPLAVPSYPRHLSGFLHALGPVPSLTDFVVEAVSNAFARLPDAVLLPWLPTLITTLRSGSELAPLLIREAGRTFPGRLAALDEWVPPWLAQPEPGARRARSTGGGRGSALLVAHPATCDAVAELLGCEGAWRTTDPGPSGAELLGRHPETAQALEALLAGA; translated from the coding sequence ATGAGCGGCGCGCACGAGGGAACCTTCGAAGGACTGCGCGCGCAACTGCAGGAGGCCGCCGCGGAGTTCGCCGACGGCCCCGACGCCCTGGAGGGCATCCTCCTCGGCATCGTCGACGACGTCGACCACGCGGTGCGCGAGCCGCTGGAGATCTTCCCCGTCTGCCACCACTCGCCCGCGTCGGCGACCGCGATGGCACGCCGCCTGCGCCAGAAGCAGCCCAAGGTCGTGTACCTGGAGCTGTGCGAGGACATGGCGCCGCTGCTGACCGAACTGCGCAACTGCAAGCTCCCGGTGGCGGTCCAGGCGTTCGCCTCCGAGGTCGACGGCTTCCCCGCCGACTGGTCCCCGCTGTCGGTGGTCGCCCCGATCACCGAGGCGTCGGCCGAGTACCAGGCGATCGCCTACGCGCTCGACACCCCCGGCGTCGAACTCGTCCTCGTCGACCGTTCCTCGGACCACGTCTTCCAGTGGGACGCCCGCGGAACGCACCCCGACGGGGCCGCCGACCCGGACGCGCCGCCCGCCGAGGAGGAGGCCGCACTGCACGGCGACGCGGTCGGCGTGGAGATCGGCGACCTGCGGCCCCGCTTCGCGGAGCTGGAGGAGCACCTGCTGCGCCACGGCAAGGTGCGGCACTGGTCGGAGTGGTGGCACCAGTACGTCGAGCTGCCGCTCGGCGACAGCGACCACGACACCTACCGCCAGGTGATGCTCCTGATCGGAAGCCTCTTCCGGCGCCTGGCCCCCGGCGACCCCCACCGGGTACGGGTCGACGAGGACCGCGAACGCTACATGTGGACCAGGATGCGCGAGCACCTGGCCGCGACCGGCACCGACCCCGAGGACTGCCTCTACGTCTGCGGGGCGTTCCACGCGGCCAGCCGCGTCGCGGAGTTCGGCGTCCACGGCACCGACACCTTCGAGATCGGTCCGCGCAGCGCCACCAAGTGGCAGCACGGCCTGATCCCTTCCAGCCACGCGGCGATCGAGGCGCAGTTCGGCCTCGCCGCCGGCTCGGTGTCGATCGCCGCGACCGTCTGGGCGAAGAACCTCAAACGGACCCGCGTGCAGCCCTACCGCCTGGAGGGGCAGGCGGGGACGAAGAAGTCGAGAGCCAAGAAGACCGCGGCCGCGCCGGCCCCCGTACCGGCGCCTCCGCCCGCGGACAAGCTCACCGGCTTCCTGCAACAGCCACCCGTCCTGGACCGGTTGGACGAGGCCGAACTGCTCGGCTGGTCGGTGGAGATCGTGCGCGCCGCGCGCCGCAACGGCTACCTGTCCTCCACGGCCGACGCCATCGCGGTGTTCGAGTCGTCGATCCTGCTGGCCGGGATGCGCGACCGGGCCAAGCCCACGCCGTACGACTTCCAGGACGCGGCCGTCACCTGCATCGAGAAGGACACCGTGCCGGGCCGGCGCGACGTGCGCCGGCTCGTGGAGATCATGATGGGCGGTGACCGCGTCGGCCAGGTCGGCTACGACGCGCTGCCGCCCCTGGCCCGCGACGTCCACGACCGGCTCGCGCCCCTGAACCTGAAACTCCAGCAGTCGGGGGTGCAGCGGGCCCTGCTGGACATAGCCGGCCGGCCGGAGCTGGAGCGCTGCTCCGACGTGCTGTGGATGCTGCGCAGACTGATGCCGCAGCAGGCCGTCCGGCCGATCATGGGCGAGCGGAAACTGGGGGAACGGTCGATCCAGGAGTCGTGGGACCTGTCCCTCGGCACCCACCAGCGGGCACTCATCGAGCTCGGCTACGAGGGCGTCAGCATCGAGCAGGTCCTCGAACAGCGCCTGCGCCGCCGGGCGTACGACCGGCAGGCCACCGCGGCGACCGTCCTGGAAGCCGTCGAGGACGCGACGCTGTACCTGCGCAGCCGCCGTCTCGCGGACGAGCTGGGCACCCACGCGCTGGAGGTCCTGGCGGCCGAGCGCAGCGTCGACGGGGCACCGGAGGTGCTGCGCCGGGTGCGGCGGCTGCTGGCGTACTACCGCACCAGCGAGCCGGTGCTGCCGTCCTGGATCGAGTCCTTCGTCAAGGCCGGTTACGCGCACTACTGCACCCTGCTGCCGACGGCGTTCACCGACGAGGACGCCACCGTCCGCCAGGTGGCGGCGATGCTGGGCTTCCTGTTCAGCATGGAGGGCCTGGCGCTGTCGCTGGGCTGCGACCGGGCACAGCTGGAACTGGCGGTCGCCCAGTCCCACCCCGAGGAGTCGTCGAGGACGGCACTGCTGTGGGCGGCCCAGGTCCACCTCGGGAACCTCTCCCGCGCGGACCTGCGGGCGAGGTGCGACGAGCTGCTGGGCAACCCGCTGGCGGTTCCCTCCTACCCGCGCCACCTCAGCGGCTTCCTGCACGCGCTGGGCCCGGTGCCGAGCCTCACCGACTTCGTCGTGGAAGCGGTGTCGAACGCGTTCGCCCGGCTGCCGGACGCGGTGCTGCTGCCGTGGCTGCCCACCCTGATCACCACCCTGCGGTCGGGTTCCGAACTGGCACCCCTGCTGATCCGCGAGGCCGGCCGGACCTTCCCCGGCAGACTCGCGGCACTGGACGAGTGGGTACCGCCGTGGCTGGCACAACCGGAACCGGGCGCACGGCGGGCCCGGTCCACGGGGGGCGGCCGGGGCTCCGCACTGCTGGTCGCACACCCCGCGACGTGCGACGCGGTGGCGGAGCTGCTGGGCTGCGAAGGGGCGTGGCGGACGACGGACCCCGGCCCCTCGGGCGCGGAACTGCTCGGACGCCACCCGGAAACGGCCCAGGCACTGGAGGCGCTGCTGGCCGGGGCGTGA
- a CDS encoding LysR substrate-binding domain-containing protein, with the protein MELRQLRYFVAVVEEGGFTRAAARLHLAQPGLSAQIRGLERELGQPLLDRSGRSVTPTEVGRAVLPYARAALAAVEGVQQTADEFGGLLRGRVAIGLVSGAIGHSFDVASLFADFHDAHPGVEIALSEATSEQMQASLLAGELDIALLGRTEEGPSTGLSFQTVIDEVLVAAVAHDDPLLARGDRTEVPLTDLRDRPLICLPRGTGVRAVFEHACSRAGFRPRISFEAAAPSMLAQLAARGLGVAVLPAGEEPADGPLRMLRIVRPELRGRVVLAWRSSGPAGPAARSLLARLRESLPDLPGPSDQPDLPDPSRN; encoded by the coding sequence ATGGAACTTCGGCAGCTCCGATATTTCGTCGCCGTCGTGGAGGAGGGCGGCTTCACCCGTGCCGCCGCCCGGCTGCACCTCGCCCAGCCCGGGCTGAGTGCCCAGATCCGCGGCCTGGAAAGGGAGTTGGGGCAGCCACTGCTGGACCGCTCCGGCCGGTCGGTGACACCGACCGAGGTGGGCCGGGCCGTGCTGCCGTACGCGCGGGCCGCGCTGGCCGCAGTGGAAGGGGTGCAGCAGACGGCGGACGAGTTCGGCGGGCTGCTGCGCGGCCGGGTCGCGATCGGGCTCGTCTCCGGTGCCATCGGCCATTCCTTCGACGTGGCCTCGCTGTTCGCCGACTTCCACGACGCCCACCCGGGGGTGGAGATAGCGCTCAGCGAGGCCACCTCGGAACAGATGCAGGCCTCGCTCCTGGCCGGGGAGCTGGACATCGCCCTCCTCGGGCGGACCGAGGAAGGCCCCTCGACCGGGCTCTCCTTCCAGACCGTGATCGACGAGGTGCTGGTCGCCGCCGTCGCTCACGACGACCCGCTCCTCGCCCGGGGCGACCGCACCGAGGTTCCACTGACCGATCTGCGGGACCGGCCGCTGATCTGCCTGCCGCGCGGCACCGGGGTGCGCGCGGTCTTCGAACACGCCTGCTCCCGGGCCGGGTTCCGGCCCCGGATCTCTTTCGAGGCGGCGGCCCCGTCCATGCTCGCGCAGCTCGCCGCCCGAGGTCTCGGGGTCGCCGTGCTGCCGGCCGGTGAGGAGCCGGCCGACGGGCCGCTGCGCATGCTGCGGATCGTCCGGCCCGAGCTGCGCGGCCGGGTCGTCCTCGCCTGGCGGTCGTCCGGACCGGCGGGGCCCGCCGCCCGGTCGCTCCTCGCCCGGCTGCGCGAGTCGCTGCCGGACCTGCCGGGCCCCTCGGACCAGCCGGACCTGCCGGACCCGTCACGGAACTGA
- a CDS encoding AAA family ATPase — MSDLLRAPAEIKYAEELEWLESIDDNPKPFSWRLSPKMVRLFILGSERSDGLDREISQKWYGDRSFVERSIVTLASDRGLLLIGDPGTGKSWLAELLSAAICRNSTLVVQGTAGTTEDHIKYSWNVSMVIAKGQSRESMIPSPIMTAMEAGAIGRFEELTRSTSDVQDALISILSEKYISVPELDSDSIVFAKPGFSIIATANSRDRGVNDLSSALKRRFNFVRIPVVTNKKSEVEIVRFRTEELLRRHQIDLDVPPTLLDVLLQSFADLRASAAAAGSDDEKLESALSTAEQIGVLEDAVLHSNFFGETTLTARTLASSLVGSLARREPEDLAILNKYLHGVVEPRSKEEGGSWPEFLEGGRDAIATLS; from the coding sequence ATGTCCGACCTGTTGCGCGCCCCCGCCGAGATCAAGTACGCCGAGGAGCTGGAGTGGCTGGAGTCCATCGACGACAACCCCAAGCCCTTCTCCTGGCGCCTGTCCCCGAAGATGGTCCGCCTGTTCATCCTCGGTTCCGAGCGTTCCGACGGCCTGGACCGGGAGATCTCGCAGAAGTGGTACGGCGACCGCAGTTTCGTCGAGCGCTCGATCGTCACCCTGGCCTCCGACCGCGGCCTGCTGCTCATCGGTGACCCCGGCACCGGCAAGAGCTGGCTGGCCGAGCTGCTGTCCGCCGCGATCTGCCGCAACTCCACCCTGGTGGTGCAGGGCACGGCCGGCACCACCGAGGACCACATCAAGTACTCCTGGAACGTGTCGATGGTCATCGCCAAGGGCCAGTCCCGCGAGTCGATGATCCCCTCGCCGATCATGACGGCGATGGAGGCCGGTGCGATCGGCCGGTTCGAGGAGCTCACCCGCTCCACCAGCGACGTCCAGGACGCCCTGATCTCGATCCTGTCCGAGAAGTACATCTCGGTCCCCGAACTGGACAGCGACAGCATCGTCTTCGCCAAGCCCGGCTTCTCCATCATCGCCACCGCCAACAGCCGCGACCGGGGCGTCAACGACCTGTCCTCGGCGCTCAAGCGCCGCTTCAACTTCGTCCGCATCCCGGTGGTGACGAACAAGAAGAGCGAGGTCGAGATCGTCCGCTTCCGCACCGAGGAACTGCTGCGCCGCCACCAGATCGACCTGGACGTGCCGCCGACGCTCCTCGACGTGCTGCTGCAGAGCTTCGCCGACCTGCGGGCCTCCGCGGCCGCGGCCGGCAGCGACGACGAGAAGCTGGAGTCCGCGCTGTCCACGGCCGAACAGATCGGCGTCCTCGAGGACGCGGTCCTGCACAGCAACTTCTTCGGCGAGACCACCCTGACCGCGCGCACGCTGGCGTCCTCGCTCGTCGGCTCCCTGGCCCGGCGCGAGCCCGAGGACCTGGCCATACTCAACAAGTACCTGCACGGCGTCGTCGAGCCGCGCAGCAAGGAGGAGGGCGGCTCCTGGCCGGAGTTCCTGGAGGGCGGCCGCGACGCGATCGCCACCCTGTCATGA
- a CDS encoding abortive phage infection protein → MHRDEHGRGISRNRFLAGAGAIGAAAATGNLLAGAPARAAAPAGRNEKRGGGRGLRHRGVCYTVGEGGTPATAWSTARMRADVRAIAEDLHATSIEVTGDGVERLDATASEAAERGLHVWLQPTLGDRPAQEILDHLAETGRHLERLRRQGARADLSVGCEFWLFVPGIVPGDNAQERIRNLLAGTYDPELMMRRLDAFTRRAAAVGRSVFGGSLSYAAAQDDEVDWNLFDIVGIDYYSSYPNRADHVRELRKHMRRGKPLAITEFGTCAYVGAPDRGGMGWDVVDYTRKPPRIKEDLVRSERTQAAHLTELLGVFESLDLYAAMAFEFVTADAPYSPDPHLDLDMVGYAIVKPVKDRFDDPESDWHWEPKQAFHALARCYGRARRR, encoded by the coding sequence GTGCATCGCGACGAACACGGCCGAGGCATCAGCCGCAACCGGTTCCTGGCCGGGGCGGGGGCGATCGGGGCCGCAGCGGCGACCGGGAACCTCCTGGCCGGCGCACCCGCGAGGGCGGCCGCACCGGCCGGCCGCAACGAGAAGCGCGGCGGCGGACGCGGCCTGCGGCACCGGGGGGTGTGCTACACGGTCGGTGAGGGCGGGACACCGGCCACCGCGTGGAGCACCGCCCGCATGCGCGCGGACGTCCGCGCCATCGCCGAGGACCTGCACGCCACATCGATCGAGGTGACGGGCGACGGCGTCGAACGGCTCGACGCCACCGCGTCGGAGGCCGCCGAACGGGGGCTGCACGTCTGGCTCCAGCCGACCCTGGGAGACCGCCCCGCCCAGGAGATCCTCGACCACCTCGCCGAGACGGGCCGTCACCTGGAACGGCTGCGCCGTCAGGGAGCCCGCGCGGACCTGAGCGTGGGATGCGAGTTCTGGCTGTTCGTACCGGGCATCGTCCCCGGTGACAACGCGCAGGAACGCATCCGCAACCTCCTGGCGGGCACCTACGACCCCGAACTGATGATGCGTCGCCTGGACGCCTTCACCCGGCGGGCGGCGGCGGTCGGACGCTCGGTCTTCGGCGGCAGCCTGTCGTACGCCGCCGCGCAGGACGACGAGGTCGACTGGAACCTGTTCGACATCGTGGGCATCGACTACTACTCGTCCTACCCGAACCGCGCGGACCACGTCCGTGAGCTGCGGAAGCACATGCGCCGGGGAAAGCCGCTGGCGATCACGGAGTTCGGCACGTGCGCGTACGTGGGGGCGCCCGACAGGGGCGGGATGGGGTGGGACGTGGTCGACTACACCCGGAAACCGCCCCGGATCAAGGAGGACCTGGTGCGCAGCGAACGCACCCAGGCCGCCCACCTCACCGAACTCCTCGGCGTGTTCGAGTCGTTGGACCTCTACGCGGCGATGGCCTTCGAGTTCGTCACCGCCGACGCCCCGTACTCCCCCGACCCCCACCTCGATCTGGACATGGTGGGCTACGCGATCGTCAAACCCGTCAAGGACCGGTTCGACGACCCGGAATCCGACTGGCACTGGGAACCCAAGCAGGCCTTTCACGCACTGGCCCGGTGCTACGGCCGGGCCCGGCGCCGCTGA
- a CDS encoding VWA domain-containing protein, translating to MTDQTTGRPAGHTPPPNPGPDPHDNRRQVLYWRLLARLFDPEEQATLESASLGVVEDIGLPTALLDPQASVDSIVQRHPELAAEFDGLMTPDPDEDDDTPRDRAAEVRRAALVSKVLLNVFASGSGTVTAGQLARWQSDAGWLERALGCKPGELRGGRAGGAAAGGGVSPTGTGGRGTNPDLSRLIPAIGPELGAIEADLVKRMHLREVLADPRLAAQLTPSMSLIEQLLRDKDNLSGVALANAKALIRRFVDEVAEVLRTQVEKATVGALDRSVPPKRVFRNLDLDRTIWKNLTNWSPEEERLYVDRLYYRHTVRKTTPQRLIVVVDQSGSMVDSMVNCTILASIFAGLPKVDVHLIAYDTQALDLTPWVHDPFETLLRTNLGGGTDGTVAMALAQPKIAEPRNTVVVWISDFYEWRSEPLFESMAAIHRSGAKFIPVGSVTSSGRGSVNPWFRERFKDLGAPVLSGHIRKLVHELKTFLA from the coding sequence ATGACGGACCAGACGACCGGCCGGCCCGCCGGGCACACGCCCCCGCCGAACCCCGGGCCCGATCCCCACGACAACCGCCGCCAGGTCCTGTACTGGCGACTGCTCGCCCGCCTCTTCGACCCCGAGGAGCAGGCCACCCTGGAATCCGCCAGCCTCGGCGTCGTCGAGGACATCGGCCTGCCGACCGCACTGCTGGACCCGCAGGCATCCGTCGACTCCATCGTGCAGCGCCACCCGGAACTGGCCGCCGAGTTCGACGGCCTGATGACCCCCGACCCCGACGAGGACGACGACACCCCACGCGACCGGGCCGCCGAGGTGCGGCGCGCGGCACTGGTGTCGAAGGTCCTGCTCAACGTGTTCGCCTCCGGCTCCGGCACGGTCACCGCCGGACAACTGGCCCGCTGGCAGTCCGACGCCGGCTGGCTGGAACGCGCGCTCGGCTGCAAGCCCGGCGAGCTGCGCGGCGGCCGGGCCGGGGGAGCGGCGGCGGGAGGGGGCGTCAGCCCGACCGGCACCGGCGGCCGGGGCACGAACCCCGACCTCAGCCGGCTGATTCCGGCGATCGGCCCCGAACTCGGCGCCATCGAGGCCGACCTCGTCAAACGGATGCACCTGCGCGAGGTGCTGGCCGACCCCCGGCTCGCCGCCCAACTGACCCCGAGCATGTCGCTGATCGAGCAACTGCTGCGGGACAAGGACAACCTCTCGGGCGTGGCCCTGGCCAACGCCAAGGCACTGATCCGCCGCTTCGTCGACGAGGTCGCCGAAGTGCTCCGCACCCAGGTGGAGAAGGCCACGGTCGGAGCCCTGGACCGCTCCGTCCCGCCCAAGCGGGTGTTCCGCAACCTCGACCTCGACCGCACGATCTGGAAGAACCTCACCAACTGGAGCCCGGAGGAGGAGCGACTGTACGTCGACCGCCTCTACTACCGGCACACCGTCCGCAAGACGACACCCCAGCGGCTGATCGTCGTCGTGGACCAGTCGGGCTCGATGGTCGACTCGATGGTGAACTGCACCATCCTGGCCTCGATCTTCGCCGGGCTGCCGAAGGTGGACGTCCACCTGATCGCGTACGACACCCAGGCACTCGACCTCACGCCCTGGGTGCACGACCCCTTCGAGACCCTGCTGCGCACCAACCTCGGGGGCGGCACCGACGGCACGGTCGCCATGGCACTGGCCCAGCCGAAGATCGCCGAGCCCCGCAACACCGTCGTGGTGTGGATCTCCGACTTCTACGAATGGCGTTCCGAGCCGCTGTTCGAGAGCATGGCCGCCATCCACCGCTCGGGAGCCAAGTTCATCCCGGTCGGATCGGTCACCAGCTCCGGCCGCGGCAGTGTCAACCCGTGGTTCCGCGAGCGCTTCAAGGACCTCGGCGCACCGGTGCTCTCCGGTCACATCCGCAAGCTCGTCCACGAGCTCAAGACGTTCCTCGCTTAG
- a CDS encoding ABC transporter substrate-binding protein, translating to MPRIRRVPLVLIPLLLLPLTGCGSDTGGGGGAGTAPAADGFPYTVTNCGTRTTFDAPPERVVTMNQHVTEIMLALGLQDRLVGTAYLDDSVLPEYRSAYEGIKVLAEEYPSKEVLLGANPDFVYGGYDSAFDKARGQDRAELRKNGINTRLNIESCAEGGVGVDQLATEITQVARTFGVPERGQKLIARERRRIAAVETGLEDASPRSVFVYDSGESSAFTAGGKGIGNEIVELAGGRNVFADFDATFGDVSWEQVIKRRPEVVVIYDYGGTTVAAKKKRLLNDPALADVPAIRNEKFAVLPLSSAVLGVRVADAVEDLAGQLHPGTP from the coding sequence ATGCCACGGATCCGCCGTGTACCGCTCGTACTCATACCACTGCTCCTGCTGCCGCTCACCGGCTGCGGCTCCGACACCGGCGGTGGGGGCGGGGCGGGGACCGCACCGGCCGCCGACGGTTTTCCCTACACGGTCACCAACTGTGGTACGAGAACGACCTTCGACGCCCCGCCGGAACGGGTCGTCACCATGAACCAGCACGTCACCGAGATCATGCTGGCCCTCGGACTCCAGGACCGGCTGGTCGGGACGGCCTACCTGGACGACAGCGTCCTGCCGGAGTACCGGTCCGCGTACGAGGGGATCAAGGTGCTCGCGGAGGAGTACCCCTCCAAGGAAGTGCTGCTCGGCGCCAACCCCGACTTCGTCTACGGCGGGTACGACAGTGCCTTCGACAAGGCCAGGGGCCAGGACCGGGCGGAGCTCCGGAAGAACGGCATCAACACCCGGCTGAACATCGAGAGCTGCGCCGAGGGCGGGGTCGGCGTCGATCAGCTCGCCACCGAGATCACCCAGGTCGCCAGGACCTTCGGCGTACCGGAGCGCGGCCAGAAGCTGATCGCCCGGGAACGGCGGAGGATCGCGGCGGTCGAGACGGGGCTCGAGGACGCCTCGCCCCGCTCGGTTTTCGTCTACGACTCCGGTGAAAGCTCCGCGTTCACGGCGGGCGGCAAGGGCATCGGCAACGAGATCGTCGAACTCGCCGGTGGCAGGAACGTCTTCGCGGACTTCGACGCCACCTTCGGCGACGTGTCCTGGGAACAGGTCATCAAACGCAGGCCCGAGGTGGTCGTGATCTACGACTACGGAGGCACCACGGTCGCGGCCAAGAAGAAGCGGCTGCTGAACGATCCGGCGCTCGCGGACGTGCCGGCGATCAGGAACGAGAAGTTCGCGGTGCTGCCGCTGTCCTCGGCCGTGCTCGGGGTCCGGGTCGCCGACGCGGTGGAGGACCTGGCCGGGCAACTGCACCCCGGCACCCCGTGA
- a CDS encoding macrolide family glycosyltransferase, giving the protein MSRRRAHVAMIGIPAVSHVLPSIHVIRELVARGHRVTYANDPVMAERIEAVGAEFVPCASTLPVADNNWPDDPIAAMDLFLDNAVQSLGRLRAAYDPDPADLYLYDIGAYAARALAEVQGRPLMQLSPTFVAWEGYEQEIGTHQWQLPGADAYRAKFARWLADCGASTTDVDTFSGRPSRALALIPRAMQPCADRVDTDTVTFVGLCPGPREDEKTWTRPAGAAKVLLISLGSAYTRRPEFYRRCLAAYGDLPGWHVVLQIGKYTDPEELGDIPSNVEVHSWVPQPAILEQADAFVTHAGMGSSGEGLMAGVPMIAVPQGAEQFFNADRLVELGVARRIDTEEATPEVLRTALDDLVTDPEVRRRSAGLRSAARAEGGTARAADLIEEMLG; this is encoded by the coding sequence ATGTCCCGTCGCCGCGCCCATGTCGCGATGATCGGTATCCCCGCCGTCAGCCACGTCCTGCCCAGCATCCACGTGATCCGTGAACTGGTGGCCCGCGGCCACCGGGTGACCTACGCCAACGACCCCGTCATGGCCGAACGGATCGAGGCCGTCGGCGCCGAGTTCGTCCCCTGCGCCTCCACGCTCCCGGTCGCCGACAACAACTGGCCGGACGATCCCATCGCCGCGATGGACCTCTTCCTCGACAACGCCGTCCAGTCCCTCGGCCGGCTGCGCGCCGCCTACGACCCCGACCCCGCGGACCTCTACCTGTACGACATCGGCGCCTACGCCGCACGCGCCCTCGCCGAGGTCCAGGGCCGCCCCCTGATGCAGCTGTCCCCGACGTTCGTGGCCTGGGAGGGCTACGAACAGGAGATCGGCACGCACCAGTGGCAACTGCCCGGCGCCGACGCGTACCGGGCGAAGTTCGCGCGCTGGCTCGCCGACTGCGGGGCGTCCACCACCGACGTGGACACCTTCTCCGGCCGGCCCTCGAGGGCCCTGGCCCTGATCCCCCGTGCGATGCAGCCGTGCGCCGACCGGGTCGACACCGACACGGTGACGTTCGTCGGACTGTGCCCCGGCCCCCGCGAGGACGAGAAGACCTGGACCCGCCCCGCCGGGGCCGCGAAGGTCCTGCTGATCTCCCTGGGATCGGCGTACACCCGCCGGCCGGAGTTCTACCGCCGGTGTCTGGCGGCCTACGGCGACCTGCCCGGCTGGCACGTGGTGCTCCAGATCGGGAAGTACACCGACCCGGAGGAACTCGGCGACATCCCGTCCAATGTCGAGGTCCACTCCTGGGTGCCCCAGCCGGCGATCCTGGAACAGGCCGACGCCTTCGTCACCCACGCGGGCATGGGCAGCAGCGGCGAAGGGCTGATGGCCGGTGTACCGATGATCGCCGTCCCGCAGGGCGCCGAACAGTTCTTCAACGCGGACCGGCTCGTGGAACTCGGCGTGGCCCGCCGCATCGACACCGAGGAAGCCACCCCCGAGGTGCTGCGCACCGCGCTGGACGACCTGGTCACCGATCCGGAGGTGCGGCGCCGCTCGGCCGGGCTCCGGTCCGCCGCGCGCGCCGAGGGCGGCACCGCGCGGGCCGCCGACCTCATCGAGGAGATGCTGGGCTGA